CACCGGGGGCGGGTCCACTACCTTCGAGATGGAGTGCGTGGAGGAGTAAGCGCCGTGGCGAATCCCTATGAGCGGCGGCGCGCGGCAAGCAGCGATTCATAGAGCGCTGCCAGGCGCCGCGCCATCGCCTCGGCGGAGAACGCCTCCGCGGTGCGGCGGGCGGCCGCGCTCAGGCGCAGCCGACGCTCGCGGTCGCGCAAGAGCGACACCGCTGCCCGCGCAATCTCCCCGGCGGCGTGCTCGACGATGATCCCGTTGGCGCCGTCTTCTACCAGCCCCGCTACCGCTTTGCTGCGGGCCGCGATGCAGGGAGTGCCGGCCGCCATCGCCTCCAGCACCACCAGCCCCTGGGTGTCGGTGATGGACGGGAACAGCAGGGCGTCGGCCTCCGCCGCACAGCGTATCGCCTCCTGGCGCGGAAGCGCGCCGGCGAAGCGCACTGCCTCCCCGAGGCCCAGTTGCGCTGCCAGCGCGCGCGCTGGTTGCTCCCAGTCACCGCCTCCGACGACCAGCAGCGCGCTCTGCGGGACCTGCTCCGCGACCAGGGCGAACGCCTCCAGCATCAGGTCAATGCTCTTCTCCTTCGCTACGCGTCCGACGTATGCCAGCAGCGGCGCCCGCGCGTCTATTCGCCAGCGGTCGCGGATGGGCAGCAGGCGTTCGGGAGCCGCCAGCTCGAGGTCGAGACCGGTGGGAATGACCTCGATGCGGGCGGTCACACCGTCGCTGCGCAGCATCTGGCGAATGCCCTCCGAGGGCGCGACCACGGCATCGCAGCCCTGGGCGAAGCCGCGGCTGATGCGCTTCGCCAACACTCGCGCGAGCGCGCGCGGCAGCGGAAGGTAGTGGACGTACTCCTCGTAGAGGGTGTGAAATGTGAACACCAGCGGCCGCCCCAGCCGGCGCGCGACCCGCCGGCCGAGACCGCCGGCGATAAACGGGCTGTGCACGTGGACGATGTCGGGCGCGCGCCCACACATGCGGGAGGCGACGCGCGGCCACCACGGGATGATCAGCGGGTAGTCGCGCCGCCAGGGCATGGTCAGCGAGGGTAGTCGGGAAACGCCGTCGCCGGGATCGCGGTAACCCGCGTAACGCGGGGCGACCACGTGTACCTGCACCCCGAGGCGCCCGAGCTGCCTAGCGAAGGTATTTACCGAGACCACCACCCCATTTATGGTGGGGAGATAGCACTCGGTGAACATGCACACCCGCATCGGAGTGCCGCCCCAGGTGCCCCCAGCGAGCGCCCGGCGAAAGCGACGAGATACGGTATCACAACCGCGCCCCCGAGTCAATCCTGACCGCGAGGCGCGGTTTCTATCTCTGCCGCGCAATCACTTCGCGCGCCGCGAGGATACCGCTGGCCGAAGCCTGCACGAGGCCGCGCGTCACCCCCGCGCCGTCGCCGATGGCGAAGAGGTTGTTGATCTGCGTCTCGAGCGCGGGCGTCAGGCGCACGCGCGCGGAGTAGAACTTGACCTCCACGCCGTAGAGCAGCGTGTGCCGCGAGCCTACTCCCGGCGCCAGGCGATCCAGGGCCTCGATCATCTCCAGGATGCTGGCGAGATAACGATAAGGCAGGGCGAAACTGAGGTCCCCCGGCGTCGCCTCTGCCAGCGTCGGGCGCACCAGCCCGCGCGCAATGCGCTCCGGGGTGGAGCGCCGCCCGGACTGGAGGTCCCCCAGGCGCTGGACGATGATGCCGCCGCTG
This sequence is a window from Armatimonadota bacterium. Protein-coding genes within it:
- a CDS encoding glycosyltransferase, encoding MRVCMFTECYLPTINGVVVSVNTFARQLGRLGVQVHVVAPRYAGYRDPGDGVSRLPSLTMPWRRDYPLIIPWWPRVASRMCGRAPDIVHVHSPFIAGGLGRRVARRLGRPLVFTFHTLYEEYVHYLPLPRALARVLAKRISRGFAQGCDAVVAPSEGIRQMLRSDGVTARIEVIPTGLDLELAAPERLLPIRDRWRIDARAPLLAYVGRVAKEKSIDLMLEAFALVAEQVPQSALLVVGGGDWEQPARALAAQLGLGEAVRFAGALPRQEAIRCAAEADALLFPSITDTQGLVVLEAMAAGTPCIAARSKAVAGLVEDGANGIIVEHAAGEIARAAVSLLRDRERRLRLSAAARRTAEAFSAEAMARRLAALYESLLAARRRS